The genomic window CTCTATCCCAATACGGGTAGTGAGGTATGTTTAAAGGCAAAGGAAATGtaaattgatttattgttttctgAGGTGCACATATTGTGTTAGTAGGATTCTTACATGAAAACCTACATCATATAAAAATGAGAGACCTCTCTATTTAAGCAATAAGCCcaaagaagcagtgggttacagtagATTTTTAACAGCTAAGGGGCGTTGTTAGGCACGATGTGAAGCGGAGTGCCTATCCTtcgcttttataaaatgctGTGTGACCCACTGCTTCGaagggcttattgcttttatacagTTATTCCATTTGTGCAAGTGATACTTAGGCTATATAATGCAAACAGCAGTTATAAATCTGGGTATTTTAAAACGGCTTAGAACAGttatcagaatcaaggaccagatcTGACCATTTTATTACCTGATTTTAGCTCCTGATTTAAACACTGTTTCCACTGTTGAATGCGATTGAATATACTTCTATATTCtatataaaaatgccttatttCTAGCAATCTTAGAGTAgtatttttgctattttaaagAATGGATCATTATTGTCTGTATGCACACAGTGGTACAAACAACGATATTTGTCTAGCAGCTCTTCTTCAAGATtcataaatatcaatataaacaaCAGTATATAAATTGCagagtatacagtacattggaGAGGCAATGACAAAATGTATATGTGCTGTGTCTTACATACAGGTACAGcatatgataaaataaaaacaatgaattacAAAAGTTATTTTGGCACCATGGTTACAATAAAACCTACTTTCGAGGATAAAATATTTTGATCAAATACATTGTTTTTAAGTACAGTTAGTGCATATTTCATAAGATAAGGAAAATTGTATTTCTCTACTTATTAATTATTAGATCATGAGGGGACTGCTTCGTGCTGATGGGTTGTTTGTCCAGCGACGTAGGGTCCGTGAAACCCTAACACAAATAGATCCAGCTGCGGCTGCACGCAGGTGGAGTAGTGCCATTGCCAGGAGAGTTTACCATGTGCCTCATCCCAACAGTCTATGGCACATAGATGGAAATATGCGGCTAATTAGGTAACATCATTTTTATGCACTTTAAGTATGTttgttcattctttttttttttaaattaacgtAGTGCTTTATTTAATACAAGGTGGGGTTTTGTTGTACACGGAGCCATTGATGGGAAATCCCGCCTCATAACCTACTTGACCTGCAACACAAACAACCGTGCCTCCACTGTGCTGACCCAGTTTGTGAAGGCAACATGTCTTTATGGTCTTCCTTCTCGAGTACGATCTGACCATGGTGGGGAAAATTCGCAAATCGCCCTCTTCATGAATCTTGTGCAAGGTGTGGAACGGAGAAGTCACATTACAGGAGAATCTGTTCATAATCAGCGCATTGAGCGGCTCTGGAGAGATGTTTTCCTGCATGTGCTCCAGTCTTTCTACAACTTATTTTACACTCTAGAGGATTCTGAGCTCCTTGATCCAGCTGATGATGTTCACAAGACCTCCCTGCAAATTGTTTTCCTGCCGGAAATTCAGAAGAGTCTGGATCAGTTCAGAAATGGTTGGAATCACCACAAAATAAGAACAGAGAACAACAAAACACCTGTCCAAATATGGACCGCAGGAATTCTTACCAACATGGAAACAAACTGCAGAGCCATCAACAACGTTTTTGGTGAGGATCCCTATAGCACACAAACTCTAGAAGATGCGTTGGCACAACATGGCATAAACAACTTTCCTGTGAACGACGATGATGTTCATTTTCCAGCTGTAGTCCTGGAGGAACCCAGAATCAATCTGAGCCACCAGCATCAGCAAAACATCATGCGGACAATTGAAGCCATCCCAGATGTGACCGCTAAGTATCAGACCTGCTGCAGAGAAATTGCAGATACATTACAGAATGCCTGAAATCAACTTGATAAAGCATGTTTGTTGTCCATATTACACTCCACTGTGTTTGAAATTATgtgttcaaaataacatttggaGAAATAAATGTGGAAGTTAGGATTTCTTAGTGAAGAGAATAAAAAAGTCCCCGTACATCTCTTTAAATCTGCTGTCTTTAATTAAACAGTTATTTTACTTTCAtacttgtaaatattttatgtttagaTGTTTTAGGCTTGTGATGGTGAAATTAAGAATACTCTAAATTGGCAAGGTGAGAGCCACAAAATAACAATGTACTAATCGTGCTCAAATAGcttaactctttccccgccatTGACAAGTTAtgtcgtcatttaaaaatcaaccGTTCCCTGCCAAAGACGAGTTATTACGGCAATCGGTGTTTGTAATGTTGTACAGCAGGTGGCGTTGTTACACACCTTTGGAAAAAGTACAGAATCTCTGAACCTAGAACGCAcatattttatctgtttttatcctTGTTCTGAGTCTAATCATGGTGTAGTCTTTgactacaatttttttattatctcggCTGTTTAATAAAAGTGATGCACTTTTGAAGAAACCTGCCCACATANTGCGCCGGCCAGTGCCTTTTCCTCGGTCTCCTATTCCAAACTACAGCGAGATGCTGTGGGGGAGGCTGTTGTATTTTTacaacctaaccctaaccctaaccctatttATAAacgttgcgtacgcacaaaacggGCTGGAAACGTGCATACGCCACTTTCCAAGCAAAAGGTTGTGATCTATAGGttgtgaaaaacaaacttgacgggaGAATGTGCGCACCTGTAATCAAACTCCGACTTCtgcgtacgcacattctggagacaaggggagacacaaatggtgagttagtgaacttagATTGCATAAAGTAAGTGTGACAAAAACGATTATAAACATTAATGCCTCATacacatttaatttgacctCATATGCGTtaaagatccacattatcacgaagattaaatctgcagagttatttgcgcttgaATTGCGTgataattgtttcatgcaccttcttgtaaaatcaactcaaatcttaaataaaaattcaatctaaatatttcatcggcgctgtctcaccatcacactatgagcgcatgatGAGGAGATGATCCAACTGAAtagggacagcatcaaatatgataactgcagaacacagtgtaaataaatactaaatttagatattatttattataatgatcttgcttggtctataaacaccatgcactgtgctgtgttttacctttctgtgcttttctaatttgctcctgtaaagctgctttggaacaatgcacattgtgaaaagcgctatataaataaaattgaattgaattgaattgaattaaatatattttccttaaatactgtgcatcatcaaatgtcaaagtctggaaataaagccattaagctctcgcacaattgtttctctttatgtcgtcgttatcagtcctaactaagttcataacaaaactggaatgaagaaacattcatattttacaattatgtcttcaaatttatctcaggtgaaggacaccactaattaataaggtgattttaatgaggtgttcatgatcagtctaaatgctgtaaacattttaatgctgcagagaccttctttggtattaatataattattattattattattaaaaataattataacaattattaatttggaaatctcagtgaatctcatgtgtggccatttgtgattttgttATGGAGATACAGGATGGGATCGGGTGTTTTCGGcagttttacataatttttagttatttttctatggcatctgagaGCGGTTAGACCTGGAAACGGCATACgtccattatggtgcgtgacgtcaggcttaacaagcggattggatgccaggcttattaatatacgaatcAGCATTCATGAGTTGCTTTGCATTGAcaatttatgggtaaaaatgggcttgtacagggcgggatatgaggctgattcacgtttgcacacttgcaggtgatctgtgatttataaagtgaatattgcttacaggtgaGCGTACACACGAATTTAAAAATCTGAATATTTTTGGCGTACGCTATTTTTGGTTTTCAGGCGCACGGACACTTTTCTTAAGgatcctacgcacagttttataaatgagaacCCTGGGATGCACAGCTCACAgtcggatgtactaacagtgaaattaacgtgagaatgtgcATTGCTCCAAGCCAACTTCATGTCTGGCgtgagtttttttgtgcgtacgcatttacagctttgtccgtacgcaatgttttagtatggcATC from Triplophysa rosa unplaced genomic scaffold, Trosa_1v2 scaffold138_ERROPOS95506, whole genome shotgun sequence includes these protein-coding regions:
- the LOC130549574 gene encoding uncharacterized protein LOC130549574 produces the protein MRGLLRADGLFVQRRRVRETLTQIDPAAAARRWSSAIARRVYHVPHPNSLWHIDGNMRLIRWGFVVHGAIDGKSRLITYLTCNTNNRASTVLTQFVKATCLYGLPSRVRSDHGGENSQIALFMNLVQGVERRSHITGESVHNQRIERLWRDVFLHVLQSFYNLFYTLEDSELLDPADDVHKTSLQIVFLPEIQKSLDQFRNGWNHHKIRTENNKTPVQIWTAGILTNMETNCRAINNVFGEDPYSTQTLEDALAQHGINNFPVNDDDVHFPAVVLEEPRINLSHQHQQNIMRTIEAIPDVTAKYQTCCREIADTLQNA